The Lycium ferocissimum isolate CSIRO_LF1 chromosome 1, AGI_CSIRO_Lferr_CH_V1, whole genome shotgun sequence genome includes a region encoding these proteins:
- the LOC132047148 gene encoding uncharacterized protein LOC132047148 isoform X2, whose amino-acid sequence MYQKSNLLTRFISGSPITLIRTITVSWIGSNSEISCATMAEVQALIELDDHLTSAKVTLTTEESKLLDSWKQSAVTDFCIGAAGASVATWLGAGWFYGKWRFYKSVDSGVELILSQQGTRLQKALGEIMLMKYQRHPPVLQHVSKYFYSENVYDDDSTDKPKPRWRFRSTYGEIFSSHRTADDDSSSKKSHSENTDMRKTNLERKQMNINGVGAAAALESTEDPFDCILGHQVNVEENDRPDAPGTLPRRRNHSHRRSHGRRRMHRHEKMEG is encoded by the exons atgtaCCAAAAGTCCAACTTGTTGACCCGATTTATATCCGGATCCCCGATTACGCTAATAAGAACCATTACAGTATCTTGGATTGGCTCAAACAGTGAAATTAGCTGTGCAACAATGGCAGAAGTTCAAGCACTCATTGAATTGGATGACCATCTCACGTCCGCAaag GTTACACTGACAACTGAAGAAAGTAAACTATTAGATTCATGGAAGCAATCTGCTGTAACAGATTTTTGCATTGGTGCCGCTGGTGCTTCCGTTGCCACTTGGTTAG GTGCTGGTTGGTTCTATGGCAAGTGGAGATTTTACAAGTCCGTGGATTCAGGTGTTGAACTTATTCTCTCTCAGCAGGGAACTCGTCTGCAAAAGGCGTTGGGGGAAAT AATGTTGATGAAGTACCAGCGTCATCCGCCTGTATTGCAGCATGTCTCCAAATATTTTTACTCTGAAaatgtttatgatgatgattcaaCAGACAAGCCAAAACCGAGGTGGCGTTTCCGGAGTACCTATGGGGAAATTTTTTCTTCTCATAGGACAGCTGATGATGACTCTTCCAGTAAGAAATCCCATTCGGAGAATACTGATATGAGGAAGACTAATCTTGAGAGAAAGCAAATGAAT ATAAATGGTGTCGGTGCTGCTGCTGCTCTAGAGTCAACCGAAGACCCATTTGATTGCATACTCGGACATCAAGTGAATGTCGAAGAGAATGATCGCCCTGATGCACCTGGCACGCTGCCTAGAAGGCGTAATCATAGTCACAGACGGTCTCATGGCAGGCGTCGGATGCATCGCCACGAGAAGATGGAAGGTTGA
- the LOC132047167 gene encoding protein OBERON 2, whose amino-acid sequence MSSNEDPVEIDSPAACNGDTPSTNENGLHLYPVSANDSGEGLPYAPVDWPSPGDKWAWKVGKRIASAGYFLDRYLYLPKRLRGKRSVFASRLSVEQYVRSEFPSVDVNEFFASFSWKIPSKLLKGDCYAEVTSSGLKSDSQLQSMSCKAGNSMCASLIAGDPSPETMFCDICCSEPGFCRDCCCILCCLTITSAYGGYSYIRCEATVDDGYICGHITHLECAIRSYMAGTVGGSIGLDAGFLCRRCDSRTDLIPHVTKLLNICRSIDSRDDIEKILNVGICILHGSRKTNAKQLLRHIKSAMAKLHKGACVGDVFKEEQFIEANGETPHHDTGTSVCTHHGESIVSERSSPEKMTSNFDHRVESLKLEIEIDQTLQALRKSQEFEYKLAVERLFAQKNYIMNLYEQLDVERSDLSSHTSMVETDTLLDVVLKRIDQIKREVLKLKEMKQVQNGFGSTSKEMLKDHFGLETKST is encoded by the exons ATGTCATCCAACGAGGATCCTGTGGAGATTGACAGTCCTGCTGCATGTAATGGAGACACACCTAGTACCAATGAAAATGGACTTCACCTTTATCCTGTTTCTGCCAATGATTCAGGCGAAGGTCTACCATATGCTCCTGTTGATTGGCCTAGTCCAGGTGATAAATGGGCCTGGAAGGTGGGGAAAAGAATTGCATCTGCTGGCTACTTTCTTGACAGATATCTGTATCTTCCAAAACGTCTTCGTGGAAAGCGAAGTGTTTTCGCAAGTAGACTTTCGGTTGAACAATACGTCCGGTCTGAGTTTCCGAGTGTGGATGTCAATGAATTCTTTGCCTCATTCAGTTGGAAGATTCCCTCAAAACTATTAAAAG GTGACTGCTATGCTGAGGTCACATCTTCAGGCTTGAAATCTGATTCTCAATTACAAAGCATGAGTTGTAAGGCTGGTAACAGCATGTGTGCAAGTTTAATAGCAGGGGATCCAAGTCCAGAGACAATGTTTTGTGACATTTGTTGCAGTGAACCTGGTTTTTGCCGAgattgttgttgtattctttGCTGTCTGACTATTACTTCTGCTTATGGTGGGTATAGTTACATTAGGTGTGAAGCAACAGTTGATGATGGTTACATTTGCGGACACATAACCCATTTAGAGTGCGCTATACGATCTTATATGGCTGGGACGGTTGGAGGAAGCATCGGTTTGGACGCGGGGTTTTTATGTCGACGCTGTGATTCAAGAACTGATTTGATCCCACATGTCACGAAGCTTCTAAATATTTGTAGATCCATTGATTCTCGTGATGACATTGAGAAGATTCTGAATGTTGGCATTTGCATTCTACATGGTTCGCGGAAAACAAATGCAAAACAGTTGCTGCGTCACATTAAATCAGCCATGGCAAAG CTTCACAAGGGAGCCTGCGTTGGAGACGTGTTCAAAGAAGAACAATTCATTGAGGCCAATG GAGAAACGCCTCATCATGACACTGGCACATCTGTGTGTACACACCATGGAGAGTCTATTGTTAGCGAACGATCTTCACCCGAAAAGATGACTTCAAATTTTGATCATCGAGTTGAATCCCTTAAGCTTGAGATTGAGATTGATCAAACTCTGCAGGCATTGAGGAAGTCTCAAGAATTTGAGTACAAACTTGCTGTGGAAAGACTCTTTGCTCAAAAGAACTACATCATGAATCTATATGAACAGCTCGACGTGGAAAGATCTGATCTATCAAGCCATACTTCGATGGTTGAAACAGATACCTTACTTGATGTTGTCCTAAAAAGGATTGACCAAATAAAGCGAGAAGTGTTGAAACTCAAGGAGATGAAACAGGTACAGAATGGATTTGGAAGCACTTCTAAGGAAATGCTGAAGGACCACTTTGGTCTAGAAACAAAATCTACTTGA
- the LOC132047159 gene encoding uncharacterized protein LOC132047159, giving the protein MRVHPMCMKRNIAIREGIDSGSGSDILAVMEGNPMKKLRKLPHVFGKVLELPFRSDADVAVEEGPEFFRFVAEMDFEGDGVRVHAVEIHTGITKIVVRNGGAGDGGGGVNGGGGEEELLLEELKVDTWRFRLPATTKPELATAVFVDGELIVTVPKGGRGGGDFADGRDVWGGGGGRLVLVQ; this is encoded by the coding sequence ATGAGGGTCCATCCTATGTGCATGAAACGTAACATTGCCATACGTGAAGGTATCGATTCAGGTTCAGGTTCGGATATCTTAGCAGTTATGGAAGGAAACCCCATGAAGAAGCTTCGTAAACTACCTCACGTATTTGGGAAGGTTCTTGAACTTCCATTCCGTTCCGATGCTGACGTGGCGGTGGAGGAAGGCCCTGAATTCTTCCGTTTCGTGGCTGAGATGGATTTTGAGGGCGACGGAGTAAGGGTGCATGCAGTGGAGATACATACCGGGATAACGAAGATTGTGGTGAGGAATGGTGGTGCTggagatggtggtggtggtgttaatggtggtggtggtgaagaggagttgttgttggaagaGCTGAAGGTGGACACGTGGAGGTTCAGGTTGCCCGCGACGACAAAGCCTGAGCTGGCTACGGCTGTGTTTGTGGATGGAGAGTTGATTGTGACGGTGCCAAAAGGTGGACGTGGTGGTGGTGATTTTGCTGATGGTAGGGATGTttggggtggtggtggtggaaggCTTGTTCTTGTACAGTAG
- the LOC132047148 gene encoding uncharacterized protein LOC132047148 isoform X1, whose product MYQKSNLLTRFISGSPITLIRTITVSWIGSNSEISCATMAEVQALIELDDHLTSAKVTLTTEESKLLDSWKQSAVTDFCIGAAGASVATWLVTRRLHNLFRINLAVGAGWFYGKWRFYKSVDSGVELILSQQGTRLQKALGEIMLMKYQRHPPVLQHVSKYFYSENVYDDDSTDKPKPRWRFRSTYGEIFSSHRTADDDSSSKKSHSENTDMRKTNLERKQMNINGVGAAAALESTEDPFDCILGHQVNVEENDRPDAPGTLPRRRNHSHRRSHGRRRMHRHEKMEG is encoded by the exons atgtaCCAAAAGTCCAACTTGTTGACCCGATTTATATCCGGATCCCCGATTACGCTAATAAGAACCATTACAGTATCTTGGATTGGCTCAAACAGTGAAATTAGCTGTGCAACAATGGCAGAAGTTCAAGCACTCATTGAATTGGATGACCATCTCACGTCCGCAaag GTTACACTGACAACTGAAGAAAGTAAACTATTAGATTCATGGAAGCAATCTGCTGTAACAGATTTTTGCATTGGTGCCGCTGGTGCTTCCGTTGCCACTTGGTTAG TTACTCGAAGGCTGCATAACCTATTCCGCATCAACCTTGCAGTAG GTGCTGGTTGGTTCTATGGCAAGTGGAGATTTTACAAGTCCGTGGATTCAGGTGTTGAACTTATTCTCTCTCAGCAGGGAACTCGTCTGCAAAAGGCGTTGGGGGAAAT AATGTTGATGAAGTACCAGCGTCATCCGCCTGTATTGCAGCATGTCTCCAAATATTTTTACTCTGAAaatgtttatgatgatgattcaaCAGACAAGCCAAAACCGAGGTGGCGTTTCCGGAGTACCTATGGGGAAATTTTTTCTTCTCATAGGACAGCTGATGATGACTCTTCCAGTAAGAAATCCCATTCGGAGAATACTGATATGAGGAAGACTAATCTTGAGAGAAAGCAAATGAAT ATAAATGGTGTCGGTGCTGCTGCTGCTCTAGAGTCAACCGAAGACCCATTTGATTGCATACTCGGACATCAAGTGAATGTCGAAGAGAATGATCGCCCTGATGCACCTGGCACGCTGCCTAGAAGGCGTAATCATAGTCACAGACGGTCTCATGGCAGGCGTCGGATGCATCGCCACGAGAAGATGGAAGGTTGA